A stretch of Arachis hypogaea cultivar Tifrunner chromosome 15, arahy.Tifrunner.gnm2.J5K5, whole genome shotgun sequence DNA encodes these proteins:
- the LOC140179441 gene encoding lysM domain receptor-like kinase 4: MDNTIVLFTLSFLLVSSNGIMSQQNYSGNSVLSCSNNDAEGPSSDFLYTCNGFQKSCLTFLIFKSQTPHNTIATISNLTSSNPEDLARFNNATHSTLFRTGKEVIVPLNCSCPTREHDDDYDEYYQAQTTYILPKDPTYFTTANDAFQGLTTCDSLQRYNPYGVLDLHPGMVLHVPLICACPTARQAGSGTKYLLTYSVNWGDNVSNIATQFHVNASSMVDANGLSSENEMLYPFTIVLIPLTSEPNSTITKVQNGQPPSPTTLYTVRKDKTKTKRKRIIVALTSSASFLFFLFVVLSLVFVRRKRLEIFFRGDRRGRTKQVFSE; the protein is encoded by the coding sequence ATGGATAATACTATTGTTCTCTTCACACTAAGCTTTCTTCTTGTATCTTCAAATGGCATCATGTCACAGCAGAATTATTCAGGAAACTCAGTACTAAGTTGCAGCAACAACGACGCAGAGGGTCCTTCTTCAGATTTCCTATACACCTGCAATGGATTCCAAAAATCTTGCTTAACCTTTCTCATATTCAAATCCCAAACTCCTCACAACACCATTGCCACAATCTCCAACCTCACTTCCTCAAACCCAGAGGACCTTGCAAGGTTCAACAACGCCACTCATTCCACATTGTTCCGAACCGGCAAAGAAGTCATTGTCCCTCTCAATTGTTCTTGTCCAACCAGAGaacatgatgatgattatgatgagtACTATCAAGCCCAAACCACATACATTCTGCCAAAAGATCCAACATATTTTACAACAGCAAATGATGCCTTTCAGGGATTAACCACGTGCGATTCTCTCCAGCGTTACAATCCTTATGGGGTTCTTGATTTGCATCCTGGCATGGTGTTGCACGTGCCCCTCATATGCGCTTGTCCGACGGCGCGTCAAGCCGGTAGCGGCACCAAGTATTTGCTGACCTACTCGGTTAATTGGGGTGATAACGTCTCTAATATCGCAACACAGTTCCATGTCAACGCAAGTAGTATGGTTGATGCCAATGGTTTATCCTCAGAAAATGAAATGCTATATCCATTCACAATTGTCCTCATTCCATTAACAAGTGAACCCAACAGCACAATAACCAAAGTTCAAAATGGTCAACCACCTTCTCCAACTACTCTTTACACTGTAAGAAAGGATAAgacaaagacaaaaagaaaaagaatcataGTTGCTCTTACTTCCTCTGCGAGCTTCTTGTTTTTTCTGTTTGTCGTTTTATCTCTCGTGTTTGTGCGTAGAAAGAGATTAGAAATTTTCTTCAGGGGAGATAGAAGAGGCAGAACAAAGCAAGTGTTTTCAGAATAA
- the LOC112749333 gene encoding uncharacterized protein, giving the protein MLRSSAKASLRFFRQQSQSQFGNVDYAILFVDHMDNMGYQPDAHTIGAVINGLCKMGDTPAAIAILRNTETRNCKARVTVAGYTTIVDSLCKDGMVSEALSLFSEMTTKGLQPDTITYNRLIQGLCTFSRWQEAASLLSERKQKGIMPDTHTFTILMDALCKEGKISSARAILGQMVRMGKEPDVVTYNSMIAGFCFQSQMEEAMKVFDLMVHKGCLPNSNTYTSLIHGWCKIKSIDKAIYLLDEMVHKGLNLNVVTWNTLIHGFCKVGKPLAAKELFFTMHKFGQYPDLSSCATILDGLFKCHLFSDAISLFREIEKNNLDLNIEIYNVVLDGMCRAGKLNDVCELFSYLPAKGLKPDVYTYTIMIQGLCWEGLLIDAEELLMSMEEDGCLPNSCTYNVLVQGLLRRNDVSKSVKYLRIMKEKGYAADARTMEFLVDYLSTHKGENAFQELVQKIV; this is encoded by the exons ATGTTGCGTTCATCAGCAAAAGCTTCTCTGCGCTTCTTTCGGCAGCAATCTCAATCTCAATTTG GCAATGTGGATTATGCTATTTTGTTTGTTGACCACATGGATAACATGGGATATCAACCCGACGCCCACACGATTGGAGCAGTTATAAATGGATTGTGCAAGATGGGCGACACCCCTGCTGCCATTGCCATTCTAAGGAACACGGAAACAAGAAACTGCAAAGCAAGGGTTACTGTTGCCGGTTATACCACAATTGTGGATAGTCTTTGCAAGGATGGGATGGTATCCGAGGCTTTGAGTCTATTCTcggaaatgacaacaaaaggtcTTCAACCCGATACCATCACTTACAATCGCTTGATTCAAGGACTCTGTACTTTCAGCAGATGGCAGGAGGCTGCGTCTTTACTGAGCGAGAGAAAACAAAAGGGAATTATGCCGGATACGCATACTTTTACTATTTTAATGGATGCTCTTTGTAAAGAGGGAAAGATTTCAAGTGCTAGAGCCATACTTGGTCAAATGGTTAGAATGGGAAAGGAGCCTGATGTTGTCACCTATAACTCAATGATTGCTGGTTTTTGTTTCCAAAGTCAAATGGAGGAGGCCATGAAAGTATTTGATTTGATGGTTCACAAGGGATGCCTACCGAACAGCAACACTTATACTTCATTAATCCATGGGTGGTGCAAGATCAAAAGCATTGATAAGGCTATTTATCTATTGGATGAAATGGTCCATAAAGGTTTAAATCTGAATGTTGTGACTTGGAATACTCTTATCCATGGATTTTGCAAAGTGGGTAAACCGTTAGCTGCTAAAGAATTGTTTTTTACAATGCACAAATTTGGTCAATATCCTGATCTATCGAGCTGTGCCACTATATTGGATGGCCTATTCAAATGTCATTTGTTTTCTGATGCAATATCATTATTTAGAGAAATTGAGAAGAATAATTTGGATCTTAATATTGAAATTTACAATGTGGTGCTCGATGGAATGTGCCGTGCTGGAAAACTGAATGATGTGTGTGAACTCTTCTCTTATCTGCCAGCAAAAGGCTTGAAACCTGATGTATATACTTATACAATCATGATCCAAGGTCTATGTTGGGAAGGACTTCTGATTGATGCTGAAGAGTTACTGATGAGTATGGAAGAGGATGGCTGCTTGCCCAATTCCTGCACATATAATGTATTGGTTCAAGGATTACTGAGAAGAAATGATGTTTCGAAGTCAGTAAAATATCTTCggattatgaaagaaaaaggttATGCAGCAGATGCTAGAACCATGGAATTTCTTGTAGATTACCTCTCTACGCACAAAGGAGAGAATGCTTTTCAAGAACTTGTGCAGAAAATTGTTTGA
- the LOC112751567 gene encoding uncharacterized protein — translation MMLRSSTRASLRFFPQQSQFGTFSRPKPFLDAIKDRPHLVNSIRNLQNLDSALHLFDKMLSMNPLPCVNDFNFLFSSIVKMKHYTAAISLIKHLFSLRLKSDIYTLNIVVNCLCRLNHTPFAFSVVGMMFKIGLEPNVVTLNTIVNGLCIEGNVDYAIWFLDHMDYLGYQPDTHTFGAIINGLCKMGNTPAAIAILRNTETRNCKPSFDVMDYNTIVDSLCKDGLVSEALSLFSEMRTKGIQPDTITYNRLIQGLCTFSRWQEAASLLSERKQKGIMPDTHTFNILVDALCKEGKISSARAIFGQMVRMGEEPTVVTYNSMIAGYCFQNQMEEAMKVFDLMVHKGCVPTVYTYTSLIHGWCKMKRINKAIYLLGEMINKGLNLDVVTWNTLIYGFCKAGKPVAAKELFFTMHKFGQYPDLSSCAIILDGLFKCHLISDAISLFSEMEKNNLDLNIETYNVVLRGMCHAGKLNDALELFSCLPAKGLKPDVYTYTIMIQGLCGEGLLIDAEEMLMNMEEHGCLPDSCTYNVFIQGLLRRNAVLKSLKYFQTMKDKGCAANATTMELLVDYLSTHKGENAFQEFVQKIV, via the coding sequence ATGATGTTGCGTTCATCAACTAGAGCTTCTCTGCGCTTCTTTCCGCAGCAATCTCAATTTGGTACTTTTTCTCGTCCCAAACCCTTTCTTGATGCCATCAAGGACAGACCCCATCTCGTAAATTCTATTAGGAATCTCCAGAACCTTGATTCTGCTCTGCatctgtttgacaaaatgctttcCATGAACCCTTTGCCATGCGTGAATGACTTTAACTTTTTGTTTAGCTCTATTGTTAAGATGAAGCATTACACAGCTGCCATTTCGTTAATCAAACACTTGTTCTCCTTACGACTCAAATCTGATATCTATACACTCAATATTGTTGTCAATTGTCTGTGCCGTTTGAATCACACTCCCTTTGCCTTCTCTGTCGTGGGGATGATGTTCAAAATCGGCTTGGAGCCCAATGTGGTCACATTGAACACCATTGTTAATGGTCTTTGTATTGAAGGCAACGTGGATTATGCTATTTGGTTTCTTGACCACATGGATTACTTGGGATATCAACCCGACACCCACACGTTTGGAGCAATTATAAATGGATTGTGCAAGATGGGCAACACCCCTGCTGCCATTGCCATTCTAAGGAACACGGAAACAAGAAACTGCAAACCAAGTTTTGATGTTATGGATTATAACACAATTGTGGATAGTCTTTGCAAGGATGGGCTGGTATCTGAGGCTTTGAGTCTATTCTCCGAAATGAGAACAAAAGGTATACAACCCGATACTATCACTTACAATCGCTTGATTCAAGGACTGTGTACTTTCAGCAGATGGCAGGAGGCTGCGTCTTTACTGAGCGAGAGAAAACAAAAGGGAATTATGCCGGATACGCatacttttaatattttagtgGATGCTCTTTGTAAAGAGGGAAAGATTTCAAGTGCTAGAGCCATATTTGGTCAAATGGTTCGAATGGGAGAGGAGCCTACTGTTGTCACCTATAACTCAATGATTGCTGGTTATTGTTTCCAAAATCAAATGGAGGAAGCCATGAAAGTATTTGATTTGATGGTTCACAAGGGATGCGTACCAACCGTCTACACTTATACTTCATTAATCCATGGGTGGTGCAAGATGAAACGGATTAATAAGGCTATTTATCTCTTGGGTGAAATGATCAATAAAGGTTTAAATCTGGATGTTGTGACTTGGAATACTCTTATCTATGGATTTTGCAAAGCGGGTAAACCGGTAGCTGCTAAAGAATTGTTTTTTACAATGCACAAATTTGGTCAATATCCTGATCTATCGAGCTGTGCCATAATATTGGATGGCCTATTCAAATGTCATTTGATTTCCGATGCAATATCATTATTTAGTGAAATGGAGAAGAATAATTTGGATCTTAATATTGAAACTTATAATGTGGTGCTCCGTGGGATGTGCCATGCTGGAAAACTAAATGATGCACTAGAACTCTTCTCTTGTCTGCCAGCAAAAGGCTTGAAACCTGATGTATATACTTATACAATCATGATCCAAGGTCTATGTGGGGAAGGACTTCTGATTGATGCTGAAGAAATGCTGATGAATATGGAAGAGCATGGCTGCTTGCCAGATAGCTGCACATATAACGTCTTCATCCAAGGATTACTACGACGAAATGCTGTTCTGAAGTCATTAAAATATTTTCAGACTATGAAAGACAAAGGTTGTGCAGCAAATGCTACAACCATGGAGTTGCTTGTAGATTACCTCTCTACGCACAAAGGAGAGAATGCTTTTCAAGAATTTGTGCAGAAAATTGTTTGA
- the LOC140179440 gene encoding protein LYK5-like: MAIKKMNLGASKEVNLLGRINHFNLIKLEGYCEKDGSFYLVFEYMENDPCYVHKAINTDNILLNKDLRAKIANFTLAKESDREVTSSCSYYTSHVVGTRGYMAPEYLDSGRVTSKMDVYAFGVVLLELITGKDSIIVQDDGSETMLSSIILNLIDKDDAEEKLGLFIDPSLMGNSEKVCAIQLVKLSLACLVEEPSRRPNMAEVVSSLLRIYTEIETRTSPCRIHDSGSTERLNV, encoded by the exons ATGGCGATCAAGAAGATGAATTTGGGTGCCTCTAAGGAAGTGAATTTGTTAGGAAGGATCAATCACTTCAACCTGATAAAGCTGGAAGGTTACTGTGAAAAAGATGGATCCTTCTATCTTGTTTTTGAATACATGGAAAATG ATCCTTGCTATGTTCACAAGGCCATAAACACTGACAATATATTGTTAAATAAAGATCTAAGGGCCAAGATAGCGAATTTCACTTTGGCTAAAGAATCAGATAGAGAAGTAACAAGCTCTTGTTCTTATTACACATCACATGTTGTGGGAACTAGGGGTTATATGGCTCCAGAGTATCTTGATTCAGGGAGAGTCACATCGAAGATGGACGTGTATGCGTTCGGAGTGGTGCTGTTGGAATTGATCACTGGCAAAGATTCTATTATTGTGCAGGATGATGGAAGTGAGACGATGCTTTCATCAATCATATTGAATCTCATTGATAAAGATGATGCAGAAGAGAAACTCGGTTTGTTCATTGATCCTAGTCTCATGGGAAACAGTGAGAAGGTCTGTGCAATTCAGCTAGTTAAGCTAAGCCTAGCATGCTTGGTTGAAGAACCTTCAAGGAGACCAAACATGGCAGAAGTGGTCTCGAGTTTGCTTAGAATATATACAGAAATTGAGACAAGAACGTCACCCTGCCGCATCCATGACAGTGGAAGCACGGAGAGGTTAAATGTATAG
- the LOC114925285 gene encoding uncharacterized protein, with protein sequence MMLRSSTRVSLRFFRRQSESQFGNVDYAILFVDHMDNMGYQPDGHTFGAIINGLCKMGNTPAAIAILRKTETRNCKSSVTVAGYTAIVDSLCKDGLVSEALSLFSEMTTKGLQPDTITYNRLIQGLCTFSRWQEAASLLSERKQKGIMPDTHTFNILVDSLCKEGKISNGRAILGQMVRMGEEPDVVTYHSMIAAYCYQNQMEEAMKVFDLMVHKGCLPDVNTYTTLIHGWCKIKRINKAIYLLDEMINNGLNLDVVTWNTLIYGFCKVGKPLAAKELFFTMHKFGQCPDVFSCALILDGLFKCHLSSDAISLFREMEKNNLDLNIETYNVVLGGMCHARKLNDALELFSSLPAKGLKPDQYTYTIMIQGLCREGLLIDAEEMLMNMEEHGCLPDSCTYNVFIQGLLRRNAVLKSIKYFQIMKDKGFAANATTMELLVDYLSTHKEENAFQEFVQKIV encoded by the exons ATGATGTTGCGTTCATCAACAAGAGTTTCTCTGCGCTTCTTTCGGCGGCAATCTGAATCTCAATTTG GCAATGTGGATTATGCTATTTTGTTTGTTGACCACATGGATAACATGGGATATCAACCCGACGGCCACACGTTTGGAGCAATTATAAATGGATTGTGCAAGATGGGCAACACCCCTGCTGCCATTGCCATTCTAAGGAAGACGGAAACAAGAAACTGCAAATCAAGTGTTACTGTTGCGGGTTATACCGCAATTGTGGATAGTCTTTGCAAGGATGGGCTGGTATCCGAGGCTTTGAGTCTATTCTccgaaatgacaacaaaaggtcTTCAACCCGATACTATCACTTACAATCGCTTGATTCAAGGACTCTGTACTTTCAGCAGATGGCAAGAGGCTGCGTCTTTACTCAGCGAGAGGAAACAAAAGGGAATTATGCCGGATACTCatacttttaatattttagtgGATTCTCTTTGTAAAGAGGGAAAGATTTCAAATGGTAGAGCCATACTTGGTCAAATGGTTCGAATGGGAGAGGAGCCTGATGTTGTCACCTATCACTCAATGATTGCTGCTTATTGTTACCAAAATCAAATGGAGGAGGCCATGAAAGTATTTGATTTGATGGTTCACAAGGGATGCCTACCAGACGTCAACACGTATACTACATTAATCCATGGATGGTGCAAGATCAAAAGGATTAATAAGGCTATTTATCTCTTGGATGAAATGATCAATAATGGTTTAAATCTGGATGTTGTGACTTGGAATACTCTTATCTATGGATTTTGCAAAGTGGGTAAACCGTTAGCGGCTAAAGAATTGTTTTTTACAATGCACAAATTTGGTCAATGTCCTGATGTATTCAGCTGTGCCCTTATATTGGATGGCCTATTCAAATGTCATTTGTCTTCTGATGCAATATCATTATTTAGAGAAATGGAGAAGAATAATTTGGATCTTAATATTGAAACGTATAATGTGGTGCTCGGTGGGATGTGCCATGCCCGAAAACTAAATGATGCACTAGAACTCTTCTCTAGTCTGCCAGCAAAAGGCTTGAAACCTGATCAATATACATATACAATAATGATCCAAGGTCTATGTAGGGAAGGACTTCTGATTGATGCTGAAGAGATGCTGATGAATATGGAAGAGCATGGCTGCTTGCCAGATAGCTGCACATATAACGTCTTCATCCAAGGATTACTACGACGAAATGCTGTTCTGAAGTCAATTAAATATTTTCAGATTATGAAAGACAAAGGTTTTGCAGCAAATGCTACAACCATGGAATTGCTTGTAGATTACCTCTCTACGCACAAAGAAGAGAAT